GCCCATGAAAATGAAGCTGTCCAAAAGATGCTGTTATTTATAATCTGATTTATATACTTCAACAAAAAACCTCCCGGCCGCTATGAATAAAATACGGCAAATACTTTAAATTCTTTCTATCAGGCATCAACTTTTTCTGTTTAAAAGAGATTCGGCATAATTTATTATATCATTATTATATAAGCTTAATCTTAAGAGAATTTGAACGCTTTCAGAAGAAAATTCCTCATAGTCTTTTTTTGCTCTTTCCATACCGTAAAGGGATACATAAGTATTTTTATGATTTTTAGCATCGGAGCCTATACTTTTGCCAAGTTCAGAAGCATTTCCCTCTACGTCAAGAATATCGTCTTTTATTTGAAAGGCCATGCCTAAATAATATCCCGATAGCTCGAACTGCCTTACAATTTCATCGTCGGCTCCTGCCATAATGGCACCGGAAGCCATAGCAGCTTTAATAAGGGCTGCCGTTTTATTTTCATGAATATAAGTTAATATTTCTTTTTCAATTATTTTTCCGTCGGACAAAATATCTACAACCTGTCCGCCGATCATTCCGTCTATACCGGAAGC
This is a stretch of genomic DNA from Anaeropeptidivorans aminofermentans. It encodes these proteins:
- a CDS encoding polyprenyl synthetase family protein, yielding MNEYIEIINNRLYTYLDIKYPDIISEAMRYSVFAGGKRVRPALALLSTKALGSDFNKTIPFACALEMIHAYSLIHDDLPAMDNDDYRRGKLTNHKVYGEAVAILAGDALLNTAYEIMTDYALESVDINSLKAMSKIAKASGIDGMIGGQVVDILSDGKIIEKEILTYIHENKTAALIKAAMASGAIMAGADDEIVRQFELSGYYLGMAFQIKDDILDVEGNASELGKSIGSDAKNHKNTYVSLYGMERAKKDYEEFSSESVQILLRLSLYNNDIINYAESLLNRKS